The genomic segment GTCGAGTTCCTCGGGCAGGCAGGTGATCACGTGCTTGCCGTTGCGGATGATCGTGAAGCGCTCACTGATCTCGAAGACCTCTTCGAGCTTGTGGCTCACGAACAGGGTGGCAATCCCGCGGGCTTTCAGATCGAGGATGATGCCGAACAGTCGTCGCACCTCGCGGCGCGTCAGCGCGGTGGTGGGCTCATCCATGATGATCAGACGCGCGTCGCTCATCAGGGCGCGCGCAATGGCGACCAGCTGCTTCTGCGCCACGGGAAGCGTGCCGACCCTGGCTTCGAGGTCGATCTCGACACCGATCTTCTCGAGCGCTTGCGTGGCGACCTGGCGCATGCGGCGCCAGCTCACGAGGGGGCGACCGTCCGAGAGCTCTGCGGTCAGTGCCAGATTCTCCATCACCGACAGGTTCGGGAAGACCGAGAAGTCCTGATAGATGACCTGGACACCATGTGCGATCGCCTCGCGGGGGTTCAGTTTCGTGAAAGTCTCGCCCCCGAGTTCGACAGTGCCGGCGTCGGGGGAGTGAACGCCGGAGATGACTTTGATCAGCGTCGACTTGCCGCTGCCGTTCTCTCCGGCCAGGCAGTGGATCTCGCCGGGAGCGATCTCCAACGAGATGTCCTGCAGCGCCTGGACTCCGGCGAAGGCCTTGCTGACACCCCGCACGGCGATGACGTTGTCGCCCATCGGTGCTTCCTTTCGTGTTCGAGCGGTGGGTGCGGCAGGCGCGTCGCCTGCCGCACCCGGTTCGGTCAGAATCCGAACTCGTCCACGTTGTCCTTCGTGATGACGACCCAGCCGTTGCCCTCAAGGACCTTGTCGCTGCCTTCGGCGAAGTTCATGTCCTCATAACCGGCGACACCGAGGTCCAGTCCGTCAGTGATCTCCTCGCCGTTGAGAATCTTCTCGGCGAGCGCGGCGAGCGCGTAGCCGGCGTCAGCCGGATCCCACAGCGTGAGGGTCTTCACCAGGCCCTTGTCGAGGATCGACTTGTTGGCGGCGGGCATGCCCGTTCCGCTCACGAAGACCTTGCCGGTCAGCCCCAGCTCCTCGATCGCGCGGGCGACGCCGGGCGCATCGAACGACGACGTTCCGACGATGCCCTTGATCTCGGGGTACTTCTTGAGCAGCTCCTTCGCCGCCTGATATGCCACCTCGCCGTCATCCTGCGATTCGACCCTGGGCTCCGCCTCGAGCAGCGTCAGGTTCGGGTAGTTGGCCTCCGCCTGGGCGACCGCGCCGTCGGCCCATTCATTGTGAGAGGCGTTCGTGACGTGGCCGACCATGGTGGTGTACACGCCCTCTTCGCCCATCGCCTCGGCGAGGTTGTCCATGATGAATGCGCCGTAGTCGGTGTTGTTGAACGCCTCGATGTCGTACATCGTGTTCTCCTGGCTGGCGCCCTCGTGGGTGACCACGACGATTCCCGCGTCCATCGCCTGCTTGAGGACCGTCTCCAGAGCGCCGGGGTCGACCGGGACGACGCCGATCGCGTCGACGCCCTGGGCGATGAGGTCCTGGATGACCTGAGCCTGCATGGTCGCGTCCGTCTCGGCGGGACCCTTCTGGTAGACATCGAGGCCGGTGTCGGCAGCGAACCTTTTCACACCCTCTTCCATGCGCACGAACCACGGGTTCGTCGAGTCCTTGGGGACGATGGCGATCGTGTAGTCGCCGTCGCCGCCCTCGGCGGGTGCGGCGCCGGGGTCGGCTGACTGACCGCCGGGAGTGCAGGCGGCGAGTCCGAGTGTGAGGACGGCGGCGATGCCCATCGCCAGCGCGGTAAAGCGTCGTTGCTTCATGATCTCTCCTTGATGCGACTGCGAATCGGGATCGCAACGACAAGGTAAGGGACCACCGCGTCGTTGCGTGGTATAACGATTTTGAAGCGCTTCATTTTCTGAAGCGCTTCAAAATCTACATGGCAGCAAGGGTCTCCGCAAGGGACGTCAAGAGCCATATAGTGAGCGAGCACCACCGCGAGTGCGACGACGGGGGAAACGAATGACCGGATCGGAGGGGCAACCACGCGCGTCCGTACGACTTCGGGATGTCGCGGAGAGTGCAGGCGTGTCCACGGGGACCGTTTCCAACACGTTGAATCATCCCGAGCGGGTGCATCCTCGCACCAGGATGCTCGTCCAAGAGGCGATTCGTGAACTGGGCTTTGTACCCAATCAGCAGGCTCGAGTGCTCACGGGGGCTGTGAGCAACGTGATCGGGCTCGTCGTACTCGACGTGGAAAGTCCGTTCTACATGGAGACCGCCCACGCTCTCGAACGTGCCGTGCGCGAATCGGAGCACGTCGTGATGCTGTGCAACTCGGAAGGTGATCTCAGTCGGGAAGACGCGCTGCTGACGATGCTCGCGGCGCAGCGCGTCCGCGGGGTGCTCCTGGCTCCGGCCACACCGGAACGCCATGCGGACCGGTACCTGGATCTGCCCGGCGAACTGCCGGTCGTCCTGCTCGACTTCGACGGAGGGGAGCAGCACTGCTCTGTCACCGTGGACAACTTCCTCGGCGGGCGACTGGCTGTCCGGCATCTGCTCGATCTCGGCCATGAGAACATCGCGTTCATCGGAGGCTCGCCCGATCTGCGTCAGTTCGCGCAGCGAGCCGCCGGGGCGCGCCAGGAGATGATCTCGTCCGGCCTCGACCCCGACCGTCACCTCACTGAGGTGAGTGTCTCGGGCATCGGAATCCGCGACGGGCGGAGAGCGGCCGAGTTGCTCCTCGACGGCGGTGCTCCTGATGCGATCTTCTGCGGCAATGACATGCTCGCTTTCGGCGCGTACCGTGCGATCGTCGCCGCCGGGCTGCGCGTGCCGGACGACATCGCGCTCGTCGGCTATGACGACATCGACTTCGCGAAGGACTGGATCGTGCCGCTGACGTCCATCCGTCAGCCCATCGATGATCTGGGGGCGCACGCTGCACAGCTGCTCCTTGAACACTCGTCGAACGACGAGGGACACGTGCATCGTCACGTCGTGCTCGAGCCCGAACTCGTGGTGCGGCGCTCCAGTGATCGCCGCCGGTCTGCGAACTGAGCGCGGCTCAGGACGCCTCGGCTACGGACGGATGATCTCGGTGTGCGGAGTCAGGTACTGACGCAGCAGCCACGGTCCGAAACGCTTGGTCTTCAGGCATGTGTCGACGGTCGTGCACTTCACCATCGGGTCGTGCGCGGCGTAGATGGCGAAGGCCTCGAGCTTCCGCGCGAGCAGCTCCCCGCCGAGGTTCACGTCCCGGTTCTCGATCGGGTATCCCTGCGAGTACACGACGCGCGAGGCGTCGATCCGGCCGGAGTCGGTCGTCATCATCACGATGTCGCCGGTGACCTGATGGTCGGGGTGATCTCCGGACGTCCCCTTCGCCCGACCGGGCAGGTGAGCCATGACGCTCAGCGGGTCGTATGCACCGTAGAGCTCGGCGACGGTCGAGCCGATGCCGTCGAGGTCGACGGGTGCGCCCGTGTCGATCATCTGCAGCTGCCCGATGGTCCCTGCCAACAGCTTCGGCAGGCTCGTCCACCCCGTGGATTCGAAGCCCTCCGCATCCAGACCGCCGTCGGGAAGTCGAAGGAAGAAGAACGCCACCCGTGCGTCCTCCGCGGGGCGGCTCATCGCCAGGGTGAGGCCGTTCGCGAGCGTGACGGTGCGCTCCGTCCATTCGCGCGGTCCGCCGAGCAGTGCGTCGTACGCGTGGCGCAGGCCGTTCTCGCGTTCGCGCGCGTACTCCAGCCCTTTTCCGGCATCCGAACCAGTCAAATACAGGTTGCGGACGCACTGCCCTGCGTCGAGCGCGAGGGGGATCGACGGGCTGCCGAAGATGAGGTCGTCGTCGTAGTGCGCCCAGACCGTGAACATCGTCCCGGCCTGGCACGGAGCGTCGACGTACTGCAGCGGTGTGGTGAACGCGGTGACGTCGTCCCCGGCGGCGAGCACGAGCGGCAGATCACCGCACTGGTGGGTGGTGGCGAAGAAATCAACGGCGTCCGCCTTCGCCTGCACGAGCATCCGGACGCTCTCGGCACCGATCGCGCCGGGGCAGTCGACCGTCACGATCTGCGTGATCCGCTCCTCCCCGAGATCGTTGGGAGGCGGCGGGGGAGGAGGCGTCGGAGTCGGAGTCGGCGTCGCGGTCGGCTCGACGATCGCGGCAGCGGTCGGCACTGCAGCACTAGGCGTCATCGCGCACGCCGAGAACACCAAGGTCAACGCCAACAGCGCGCCCGTTCCCCACACCGTCTTGCACCGATGCATGTGCCTGTTCTCCCCCGAGTCAGGCTCAGTATAGGGGTACGTTCGGGTATGGTCGGCGCATGAGCAACGCAGTGGCGCGTCCTCCGAAGCGCGAGGCCTTCGGATCGCGGAACGTCTTCATCCTCTCGGCCATCGGATCGGCCGTCGGCCTCGGCAACATCTGGCGGTTCCCCTACGTCGCCTACGAGGGCGGTGGCGGAGCGTTCCTCATTCCCTATCTGTGCGCGTTGCTGACCGCTGGCATCCCGCTCCTCTTCCTCGACTACTCCATCGGGCACCGATTCCGCGGCTCCGCGCCGCTCGCGTTCCGGCGCATGCACCGGGCAGCCGAGCCGCTCGGCTGGTGGCAGGTGCTCATCTGCGTCGTGATCTCCGTCTACTACGCGGTCATCATCGCGTGGGCGGCCATGTACACATGGTTCTCCGCCCTGCTGACGTGGGGCCCTGGCAACGAGAACGACTTCTTCTTCAGCGACTTCCTGCAGATGGGCGACGTCTCGACGGGTCTGTCCCTGGAGTTCGTCCCGCAGGTGGGCGTCCCGCTGCTCGTGGTCTGGATCGTGACGATCGTGATCATGGGCTTCGGTGTGAAGCGCGGCATCGGGCGGGCCAACACCGTGCTTCTTCCGCTGCTCACGCTGATGTTCATCGTCCTCGTGATCCAGGCGCTGTTCCTGCCTGGTGCCATGGACGGACTCAACGCCTTCTTCACTCCGAACTGGGCCGCCCTCGCCGACCCCGGCGTGTGGGCCTCCGCTTACGGCCACATCTTCTTCTCCCTCTCGGTGGCGTTCGGCATCATGGTGACCTACTCGTCGTACCTCAAGCGCAAGACCGACCTCACGGGCTCGGGCCTCGTGGTCGGATTCGCGAACTCCGGGTTCGAGATCCTCGCCGGCATCGGCGTCTTCGCCGCGCTCGGCTTCATGGCCCAGGCCCAGGCGGCCGAGGTGTCCGAGGTCGCATCGGCCGGGATCGGGCTCGCGTTCGTGGCGTTCCCGACGATCGTGTCGCAGGCCGCAGGCGGTCCGATCATCGGCGTGCTCTTCTTCGGAGCCCTCACCTTCGCCGGCCTCACCTCGATGATCTCGGTCCTAGAAGTGATCGTGGCCGCCATCCAGGACAAACTCGGCTGGGGCCGCGTGCGCGCGACGCTGACGGTGACGATCCCGCTCGCCGTGATCTCGATGGCCTTCTTCTCGACGACGACCGCGCTCGCGGTGCTCGACACGACGGATGCCTTCGTGAACGCGTTCGGGATCATGGCCGTCGCGCTCGCCGCGGTGATCGTCGTCGCCTGGGTCCTGCACAAGCTGCCGGTCCTGCAGGAGCACCTGAACCGCCGGTCGAGCTTCCGCGTCGGTCTGATCTGGAAGCTGCTCGTCGGGGTGCTCGCGCCGGTCGTGCTCGGCTATCTGTTCATCAGTGAGATCGTCTCGAAGGCGTCGGAGACGTACGGCGGATACCCGGATTGGTTCGTGTCGGTCTTCGGGTGGGGGATGGTCATCGCTCTCGTCGTCATCGCGATCCTGCTCTCGCTCCTGCCGTGGAGCAGGAGTTCGCACGCGAAGGACGATCCGGAGTACGACGAGTTCCTCGTCGAGGAGAAGTACGAGCCGGATGCTGAGACCGGCACGATCCAGGTGCAGACGGATTCCACGCAGAAGGGAGCGGGCCGATGACCACCGGTGCCATCATCTTCATGATCATCGCCATGGTGACGGTCTGGGGCGGGCTCGCCGCCGCGATCGTCAACCTCGTGCGGCACCCCGAGGCCTCGGAAGCGGAGCCCAGCCCGCCTGTCGAGCTGTAGTTCCGTCGGTGCGGCGCTGCGCGACTCAGTGGTTGCGCAGCGCCGAGATGAGGTCTGCCTTCTTCTTGCGGGAGTACCCGGTCAGCCCGAGTTCCTTCGCTCGCTTGCGGAGTTCGTCGACCGTCCAGTCCTCGTAGTCGCCGGACTTCCCACCCCGTCGACCGACCTCCGAACGGCCCTTCTTCGTGCCGCCGGTGGCATTCGCGATGCGGGCGGCCTTCTCCTTCGAGGCGCCGTCCTTCCTCAGCTCTTCGTAGAGTTCCGGGTCCTTCAGTCGTGAGTTCGCGCCGCGAGGCATGATGTTCTCCTTCTGTCGTCCTGGTCGTCGCCCGTCAGATCACGCGCGGATCTTCTCGCCGTGCGAGACGAGCAGTTCGGTGGCGGCGGCGATGGCCGCGGCCATCACATCCTCCGGAGATCCGTCGACCTCCAGCAACTTGTGTCCCTGGTCGCCCTCCACGGACCAACCGAGATACACGGTCCCTGCCGGGTGAGGACCCTCCGGGTCCGGGCCGCCGACGCCCGTCGTGGACACGCAGATGTCGGCGTCGAAGAGTTCGCGTCCACCGGTCGCGAGCTGCTCAGCGCACTCGGGCGAGCAGGGATCGGTACCCGGCGTGAGACCGAGCAGGCGTTCCTTCACGTCCACCATGTAGGCGACGATGCCGCCGGCGAACCACTCGGACGCCTTCTCGCCGGCCCCGACGGCGTGGGCGAGACCACCCGCGGTGAGCGACTCCACGACGGCGATCCGCAGACCGCGGTCTTGAGCCATCTCGCTGAGCGTCGCGACGTCGTCCGGTGCGGAAGAGGTGTCGAGGCTCATGCGGCGGCCTGCCGAGAGATGCTCTCCACGGTCTCCCCGGTGGCCTGCGGGCTCAACGAGAGTGCGATGTCGGCCTGGCTGACGATGCCGACGAGCCTGTGGTCCTCGAGAACGGGGAGCCTGCGAACGCGATGCTCTTTCATCCGATCCAAGGCGATGCGGATGTCCTCCCCCGCGTCGACCGTGACCGGGACGCCCTCCGCAAGGCTCCGCGCCGGGGTGGTCTCCGGGTCGAGGCCGATCGCGACGGCCTTCACGACGATGTCGCGGTCGGTGAGCATGCCCTTGAGCTTGCGATCCTCCCCGCAGATCGGGAGTGCTCCGACGTCGAGCTCCGCCATGACGGATGCCGCGATGCTCAGCGCATCGTTCTCTCCGATGCACCTCGGCGCGGGGGTCATGATGTCGCTGGTGAGAGTCATGCGTGTGGTCCTTCCGTGGTGCGCGGGCGATGCCGGAACCCCGACGATAGGGTCAGCCGGAACAGGGAAGAGGGGCCTTGACAGCGCAGCCTCAGCCGTCCTTGACCTCGAGACCTTCGCCCTCGGGGGAGCGGGCACCGTCGGACTCGCGCGTCTCGCCCTCGCTGTAGTCCGGGCGCGCGGGCTGCGGAGGCTGATCGGAGAGCTCGCCGCCGGTGCGGCCACCATACGGGCGTCCATGATCGGCGAACTCCTCGCGTCCGAACACGAGCCGCCACGGGCCCGCTGTGAAGCTCGCGCCGGTGCGAAGGATCTCCGACCGCTCGGGGGCGCCGGTCTCCGCGGCGCCGGAGTTCGCGTTCATCTCGCCTGCGCCGTGCAGGGTGAGCACATACTCGTCCTGGTCGTCATGCAGGATCTCGGCGTGCACGGGGTCCGTGTCCGCCAGGCGCAGCTCGTTGCCCTCGGCCGACCCGATTCGCACAGACTCCGCGTCGAGTGCGAACTCGAAGCGCTCGCCGTCGCGCGAGACCTTCAGATGGGGGTTTCCTGCGCCCCACTCCGCGTGGGTCGTCGTCGGCTGGGGCGGCTGCGGTGCATCCTGAGAACTCATATGCTCCTCCTCGATCGGTCTGTGAGGAGCCACGTTACTCACGGCCGTGATCCGGCACGAGGGGCTTGACCTTGCGGTCAGCTCTGTGCAGAACCACCCGGGGTGACGTGCTCCTCCACCAGCGAGATCCCGCCGCTGGAGTTCGCGGAGTTCGCCATCGCGGTGATCCATTCCGCCGAGAGCTTGGGCGTCTCGGGCTCATCGAAGGTGAATCGCAGCGGTATGGCGGGATGCAGCCAGATCGTCGAACGACCGGAGCCGTCGTGGTGCCGCCACGACAGAGTGAAGCTCTCATTGCGGCGAAGCTTCGTCGCGATCACGACCTTGAGGTGGGCGAGAGCCCGATCGTCGATGAAGATCGGTTCTTTCGCGCCGCCGTAGAACATCATGCCCATACGACTACGCTACAGATCATGGGCAAGTTCATCTATGAGGGCGGCGTCAAGGTCGAGATCGAGGACCGTGCGCTCACACACCTGCAGCTTGTGATCAGTGCGAAGTTGCGCCGCGGAGAGCCCTTTGCGTTCAGCTGGCGCGAAGACGCCAGTGTCGGGGGAGGGCGCACCACCGTCTGGGTGCACCCCGGGAGTTCGATCGTCTACAAGTACTACGGGGGGCGCCAGCCCTCCATCAACCGCGCCTGGGTCGACGCGCTCGCGTTCACCGCGAATGCTCCGACGGGCCTTTACCTCGTTCCGGAGCCGCCGGAGACGAACGACGCGGGCTCGGGCGACCTGGGCGGCTGAGGTTCCGGCTACCGGGATGTGACATCATCCGGATTCGGCTGAGCCTGTCAAGGGCCTGGTTCGGATCGGGGGTCCGGGGGAGGGTGGTCATACCGCCGATCCCCCAAGGAGCCCCGCATGACTGCTAGCACCCCCGACCCGCGACACACGCACCACGACGGCGAGTTCCCCGGGCAGACCCAGGATCAGCCGGGCCAGACCACATCGATGCGTCCGGAGCCCGATCACGGCGAGGACAGCTACCAGGGCCACGGGCGGCTGGAAGGCCGCAAGGCGCTGATCACCGGCGGCGACTCCGGGATCGGGCGCGCCGTTTCGATCGCGTTCGCCCGTGAGGGCGCAGACGTGGCGATCGCCCACATGCGAGAGGAGCAGGCGGATGCCGATGCCACTCTCGAATACGTCCGTGAGGCCGGTCGGACCGGGCTGAGCCTCGCCGGAGATCTCCGCGACGACGAGTTCGCCGCCGACGTGGTGGCGAAGACCCGCGACGGACTCGGGGACCTGGACGTCCTCGTGCTCAACGCGGGTTACCAGCACGACATCGACGGCTTCGAGAACCTCCGCTCCGACCAGATGCGTCGAGTCTTCGAGACCAACCTCGAGGGGATGCTCATCACGGCGAGGACCGCGTTCCCCGACCTCAAGCCGGGGGCGAGCATCATCGTCACGGCATCCATTCAGGCCTACAACCCGTCGCCGGGTCTCGTGGACTACGCGATGACGAAGGCCGCTCAGGTCGCGTTCGTCAAGGCACTCGCGGAGGAGGCCGGCGAGCGCGGAATCCGCGTCAACGCCGTGGCGCCCGGGCCCATCTGGACGCCGTTGATCCCGGGAACAGGGTGGGACGAGGAGAAGGTCGCGGAGTTCGGCAGCGACACCCCGCTGGGGCGCGCGGGTCAGCCCGCGGAGCTCGCCGGCGCGTATGTCTACCTCGCCTCGGCGGAGTCCTCGTTCACCTCCGGCGCGATCCTCGCCGTCACCGGAGGGAAGGCACTGTGACCATGACAGCGCCGGAACCCCCCAAACCGGCATCCGTCTGGGAAGTCATTCCGATCGCCCGCACGGCCTGGCGCATCTGCGACAGCGCCCTCACCGAGAACGACGCCGCCCGCCTGGTGGGCTACGTCGACCGGAATGAGACGGGTACCTACGACGTGCTGTGGCTTCGCAGCCCCTGCCCGACGCGCTCCCGCTATCGCAGCCTGAACGAACTGCTCGCCGACCTCGACGACGCCGCCGCCGCGGCGGTCGTTCCGCGGGCGGATCGGCCGCGGAAGATCCCGCACTTCCCACCGCGCATCTGACCCTCACGTCGCGATGACGAGTTCCCTCGTGGAGCGCGTCATCGCGACGTAACGATCGACGGCCCCCGTGATCCCATCGCCGAAGGCCTCGGGTTCGACAAGCACGACGAAGTCGAATTCGAGGCCTTTCGCCGTCTCCGGGGAGAGGGACCGGACGCGCTCGACCTCCGCGAACGACGGATCGCCGATGACGACGGCCGTTCCCTTCTCGTTCTCGGTGAGCCATCTGTCGACGATCGCCTGGAGGTTCTCGCGACGGCCGTGCCGAACCGGGATGCCGCTCGAGCGCACTGACACGGGGACGTTCGCGTCCGGCAGCGCGGCACGGATGACGGGGGCCGCCTCGGCCATCACCTCCCTCGGAGTGCGGTAATTCACTGTCAGTGAAGCCCGCACGATGTCGCGGAGTCCGGCGTCGGCGAGCCGCTCCTCCCAGGTGCGCCGGAAACCGTGCCGTGCCTGCGCGCGGTCACCGACGACGGTGAAGCTGCGCGACGGGCATCTGCTCAGCAGCATCCGCCATTCGGTGTCGGTCAGCTCCTGCGCTTCGTCGACGATGACGTGCGCGAAGGGCCCGGCGAGGGCATCGTGCGCGATGGTCGGGAGGAGGCCGTCGTCATCGAGGCTGTTGCGGACGTCCTCGCCGCTCAGCATCGACATGAGTCCGAGGTCGTCGTCCGACACCTCCGCCAGAGAATCGGCGACGAGTTCCCGGTACGCCCGCTCCTCTGCCCTCACCCGCTCACGCACACGTCGGATCCGACCGGCGTCCGGGTCGCCGACCGCGCGACGTGCGGCGTCGAGGAGGGGCAGATCGGAGTCCGTCCAGGCCGTGGGGTCGTCGCGCTGCAGCATCCGCACCTCGTCGTCGGTCAGCCACGGGGCCGCGGCCCGCAGGAACCCCGGATCGGTCCACAGAGCGGCCACCAGCGGCACCGCGTCCAGCAGCGGCCAGGCGCGATCGAACGTCCGCGTGAGGGTCTCGTCCGCAGCGAGCACGCGACGCAGGACTTGGAGCTCGATCCACCCGTCGATGCGATCCGCGATGATGTCGACGAGCACCTCCCAGACCTCCTCGCGCGCATCGTTATGCGCGGCGCCCGTGTCGGTCGCGAAGGCCTCGGCCCAGTCGTCAGGACGTATCCGCAGGTCGCCCCAGGGTGTCTCCACGGACACATCGTGCTGCGGGGGTTGTCGATACAGGCGGACGGCCGTCTCGACCGCATCGACGAGACGCCCCGACGCCTTGAGCCGGGCGACGTCCTCATCGTGCTCTGCGCGTGCGTTCCTGCCCTCCGGAACGAGGTCGCGCAGGACGCACGTGCGCACGCGGTCCTCGCCGAGGCTGGGCAAGACATCGTCGACGTAGGCCAGATAGGGCCGATGTGGACCGACGACGAGCACGCCGCCGCCTCCGTTCGCGATGCGGGCGTCGGAGTACATCAGGTACGCGGCACGATGGAGGGCCACGACCGACTTCCCCGTGCCCGGACCGCCGTCGACGACGAGCGTTCCTGCGGACCCCGCGCGGATGACGGCATCCTGATCCGCCTGGATCGTCGCGAGAACATCGCGCATCCGGCTGGACCTGGCGGAACCGAGGCTCGCGATGAATGCGGACTGATCGTCCAGTGCGCCCCCGTCCGCGAGCGCCTCCGGTGTGAACGCCTCGTCCCAGTAGTCGCGGATGCGGCCGTCCGCCCAGCGGTAGCGTCGCCGGCTGACGAGGCCCATCGGCTCGGCGAGCGTCGCCCCGAAGAACGGCTCAGCCGCCGGAGCACGCCAGTCGATGAGGAGCTGCCCACCGTCCGCACCGGTCAGACCCACGCGCCCGATGTAGAGGTGCTCGCCCTCGGTCGTCACCATCCGGCCGAGGCACATGTCGATGCCGTAGCGCCGCAGCATCGACAGGCGAGCGTTCAGACGGTGGATCTCGAGATCGCGCTCGACGGCGGCGCCCCCGACGCCGGACGGGGCGGCGAGAATCCTCTCGAGTCGGGCGGTCTCGGTGGTGATGCTGTCATGCAGTGTTGCCGCAATGGTGCGGAGCCGTTCCTCGTCGCGAGCGATGAGTGCAGGATCCGCCTTCGCGGCAAGTGCTTCGGGCAGGTGGAAAGGGCTGATGGTCAGGGGATTCACGAGGGCTCCGATCCGGTGCGCGACGGGTGGATGGCCGCGCACGACCGACAAGTATGCGCCGCGGAGGGGGCCTTGCCGCAAGCCCCGGGCCCGCCGATAGAATGGAAGTGCGGGAAGATGGAGGCATGGCCTCTCCCACACCGCAGACGCAGCGCAACGCTCTGGCTCCCGGTCTCCTCGCAGCGATCGCACTGTTCCTGTCCCCGCTGTTCACGCAGGGC from the Microbacterium ginsengiterrae genome contains:
- the helR gene encoding RNA polymerase recycling motor ATPase HelR gives rise to the protein MNPLTISPFHLPEALAAKADPALIARDEERLRTIAATLHDSITTETARLERILAAPSGVGGAAVERDLEIHRLNARLSMLRRYGIDMCLGRMVTTEGEHLYIGRVGLTGADGGQLLIDWRAPAAEPFFGATLAEPMGLVSRRRYRWADGRIRDYWDEAFTPEALADGGALDDQSAFIASLGSARSSRMRDVLATIQADQDAVIRAGSAGTLVVDGGPGTGKSVVALHRAAYLMYSDARIANGGGGVLVVGPHRPYLAYVDDVLPSLGEDRVRTCVLRDLVPEGRNARAEHDEDVARLKASGRLVDAVETAVRLYRQPPQHDVSVETPWGDLRIRPDDWAEAFATDTGAAHNDAREEVWEVLVDIIADRIDGWIELQVLRRVLAADETLTRTFDRAWPLLDAVPLVAALWTDPGFLRAAAPWLTDDEVRMLQRDDPTAWTDSDLPLLDAARRAVGDPDAGRIRRVRERVRAEERAYRELVADSLAEVSDDDLGLMSMLSGEDVRNSLDDDGLLPTIAHDALAGPFAHVIVDEAQELTDTEWRMLLSRCPSRSFTVVGDRAQARHGFRRTWEERLADAGLRDIVRASLTVNYRTPREVMAEAAPVIRAALPDANVPVSVRSSGIPVRHGRRENLQAIVDRWLTENEKGTAVVIGDPSFAEVERVRSLSPETAKGLEFDFVVLVEPEAFGDGITGAVDRYVAMTRSTRELVIAT